From one Candidatus Acididesulfobacter guangdongensis genomic stretch:
- the ribD gene encoding bifunctional diaminohydroxyphosphoribosylaminopyrimidine deaminase/5-amino-6-(5-phosphoribosylamino)uracil reductase RibD gives MTDRIDEYYIAKTLNLARKAAGLTSPNPMVGSVIVKNSKVIGSGYHKKAGGPHAEIIALKMAGSDAKGATLYVSLEPCSHFGKTPPCVESIKKYGISRVVAAMKDPNPLVSGKGFKYLKDNGIDVKYGVLEDRAKKLNEIFLKNISAELPFITIKLAVSIDGKIGFSHKNAAVDSKNNALNNTQFYLSSEKSLRYTHNLRLMHDAIMVSANTVISDNPRLNIRYAKDNIIADKKFAKIIIDSNLMTPADSKLFKYKNDGDKIFIFTSFKYSEEKLKRKKLLEQKGAIIKEVLYNNSYEDRLKNYSAESAEKNGFTIGSDCDVLQKKHYLDIACIFKECAAYGITSIFVEPGPNLFAYLISNKLYDKLIFNITPYLIGNINIIDSTAAGFNNSAGNSIGAFDLINFSNINLNKFNNNLQTGNAVKDGLNDLYTNKQLIKLKNLDIKKTGDDIFLIYYPES, from the coding sequence ATGACTGACCGCATCGATGAATATTACATTGCCAAAACATTAAATCTTGCAAGAAAAGCTGCAGGTTTAACGTCTCCCAATCCTATGGTAGGTTCCGTAATTGTTAAAAATAGCAAAGTTATAGGATCTGGATATCATAAAAAAGCAGGAGGACCGCATGCTGAAATTATTGCTCTTAAAATGGCAGGCAGCGACGCGAAAGGGGCAACCTTATATGTAAGTTTAGAACCCTGCAGTCATTTTGGAAAAACTCCTCCATGCGTTGAATCAATAAAAAAATACGGAATTTCGCGCGTGGTTGCAGCCATGAAAGACCCTAATCCTTTAGTTTCCGGTAAAGGGTTCAAATATCTCAAGGATAACGGAATTGATGTCAAATATGGCGTTTTAGAGGACAGGGCAAAAAAACTGAACGAAATATTCCTGAAAAATATTAGCGCCGAACTTCCTTTTATTACAATCAAACTTGCAGTCAGTATAGACGGAAAAATTGGATTTTCCCATAAAAATGCAGCGGTGGATAGTAAAAATAATGCCCTGAACAACACCCAGTTTTATCTGTCATCGGAAAAATCTTTACGATATACTCATAATTTGCGGCTTATGCATGACGCCATTATGGTATCTGCCAATACGGTTATAAGCGATAATCCAAGATTAAATATCAGATACGCTAAGGATAACATCATTGCCGACAAAAAGTTTGCAAAAATTATTATTGACTCAAATCTTATGACTCCTGCCGACTCAAAACTTTTCAAATATAAAAATGACGGCGATAAAATTTTTATTTTCACCTCTTTCAAATATAGCGAAGAAAAATTAAAAAGAAAAAAATTGCTTGAACAAAAAGGTGCAATTATAAAAGAAGTGTTATATAATAATAGCTATGAAGACAGATTAAAAAATTATTCAGCCGAGAGTGCCGAAAAAAATGGTTTTACTATCGGCAGCGACTGCGATGTTTTACAAAAAAAACATTATCTTGACATCGCCTGTATTTTTAAAGAATGCGCAGCATACGGTATTACAAGTATATTTGTAGAGCCTGGACCAAATTTATTTGCTTATCTTATATCAAATAAACTTTACGATAAATTAATATTTAATATAACGCCTTATCTGATAGGGAATATTAATATTATTGACAGTACGGCTGCAGGTTTTAATAATTCTGCCGGAAATTCTATAGGCGCATTCGATTTAATTAATTTTTCAAATATTAATTTAAATAAATTTAATAATAATTTACAGACCGGGAATGCCGTTAA
- the nrdR gene encoding transcriptional repressor NrdR produces the protein MKCPFCSSEDDKVIDSRLSKDAKAVRRKRQCNFCGRKFYTLETIVMSLPLIIKKDGRREAFDRQKILNGLIKACEKRPVSIEDIETIIQSVEKWIEESSLNEIQSTEIGKFALNKLKNIDAISYVRFASVYLSFKDINELYETVSDLIEKK, from the coding sequence ATGAAATGTCCGTTTTGTTCAAGCGAAGACGATAAAGTTATAGATTCAAGATTATCTAAAGATGCCAAAGCAGTCCGCAGAAAAAGGCAGTGCAATTTTTGCGGCAGAAAATTTTATACATTAGAAACGATTGTTATGTCGTTGCCTTTAATTATTAAAAAAGACGGCAGACGCGAAGCTTTTGACAGACAGAAAATATTGAACGGTTTAATTAAAGCATGTGAAAAAAGACCTGTTTCCATAGAAGATATAGAAACTATAATCCAATCAGTTGAAAAATGGATTGAGGAAAGCAGTCTGAACGAAATACAAAGTACGGAAATCGGAAAATTTGCTCTTAATAAACTAAAAAATATCGATGCTATAAGCTATGTGAGATTTGCTTCAGTCTATCTGTCGTTTAAAGATATAAACGAATTATACGAAACAGTATCTGATTTAATTGAAAAAAAATAA
- a CDS encoding prepilin-type N-terminal cleavage/methylation domain-containing protein yields MFYKNSIKDNNAFTLIELVMVLVLIGIVGIIGVVGLGSAVSSDRAIYERQFESSIRYAQQYSMSHYCFAFVVFGLSANSNSCSVSSGGVNSGAEYGGYQICACPSSNSTINSGGTSSAPVLINNPLAQVAGYFQTAFNYNIKYSVQNNANAAPNITGNYFAFNSEGQPGVFSASASADAFCSPQSAQYFTPFSVAADSAADYFINISFGDKPSDSFYVYPNTGLVSSSGTLQ; encoded by the coding sequence ATGTTTTACAAAAATTCTATCAAAGACAACAATGCTTTTACATTAATCGAACTGGTGATGGTTTTGGTTTTAATAGGAATAGTCGGCATAATAGGCGTTGTAGGGCTTGGTTCCGCTGTTTCAAGCGATAGGGCAATTTATGAAAGGCAGTTTGAATCGTCTATCAGGTATGCCCAGCAGTATTCTATGTCTCATTACTGTTTTGCATTTGTAGTTTTTGGTCTGTCAGCTAATTCAAATTCCTGCTCCGTATCTTCCGGCGGAGTGAACTCGGGCGCAGAATACGGCGGATACCAGATATGTGCGTGTCCTTCGTCAAACAGTACAATAAATAGCGGCGGCACATCGTCCGCCCCTGTTTTAATAAATAATCCTCTGGCGCAGGTTGCAGGTTATTTTCAAACCGCATTTAACTACAATATAAAATACTCAGTTCAAAATAATGCCAACGCTGCGCCGAATATAACCGGAAATTATTTTGCTTTTAATTCGGAAGGACAGCCCGGCGTTTTTTCCGCTTCCGCTTCCGCAGATGCTTTTTGCTCACCCCAAAGCGCTCAATATTTTACGCCGTTTTCGGTCGCTGCCGATTCTGCGGCAGATTATTTTATTAACATATCCTTCGGCGATAAACCTTCGGATTCTTTTTATGTTTATCCTAATACAGGGCTTGTAAGCAGCAGCGGCACCCTGCAATAA
- a CDS encoding lactate dehydrogenase, with amino-acid sequence MFDILKEYADLNNFGIIRYADVKDFFEDYSSYSSEDIYMVVNAGIDIGRDVLSLKNLKAVQQFGIGFENVDLDEAAKNRIPVFNVPTQGTANATSVAELSMFYALALARDYNGCINSINHGIANEPMGISLAGKKFGIIGMGGIGLELIRLLKPFNTVIYGIKHSRPEKDYARKLGIEFTGTFDDDFKIILPKLDFLILALPLNETTQNILNGETIALLKKGSYVINVGRAGLIEKNALVEALKSGRIKGAGLDVLWDEPAHIKDEIFHFNVIATPHIGGATESSIHDIARICIENIKNYIASKSLINCVNSEALS; translated from the coding sequence ATGTTTGATATATTAAAAGAGTATGCCGACTTAAATAATTTCGGTATTATTCGTTATGCAGATGTTAAAGATTTTTTTGAAGATTATTCTTCATACTCAAGCGAAGATATTTATATGGTTGTCAACGCTGGAATAGATATAGGGCGTGATGTGCTGTCTCTAAAAAATCTTAAAGCTGTTCAGCAGTTCGGCATTGGTTTTGAAAATGTTGATTTAGACGAAGCGGCAAAAAACAGAATACCTGTTTTTAACGTTCCTACACAAGGTACGGCAAATGCAACGTCTGTGGCAGAACTGTCGATGTTTTACGCTCTTGCCCTTGCAAGAGATTATAACGGATGTATAAATTCTATCAATCACGGCATTGCAAATGAACCTATGGGTATCAGCCTTGCCGGAAAAAAATTCGGTATTATAGGTATGGGCGGAATAGGTCTTGAGCTCATAAGACTTCTTAAGCCTTTTAATACCGTTATTTACGGCATTAAACACTCGAGACCGGAAAAAGATTACGCAAGGAAATTAGGCATAGAGTTTACAGGAACATTTGACGACGATTTTAAAATTATTCTGCCTAAATTAGATTTCCTTATTCTTGCGCTTCCGCTTAATGAAACTACGCAAAATATTTTAAACGGCGAAACAATAGCGCTGCTGAAAAAAGGTTCCTATGTCATAAACGTAGGCAGAGCGGGACTTATTGAAAAAAACGCTCTTGTGGAAGCATTAAAAAGCGGAAGGATTAAAGGCGCCGGACTCGATGTCCTGTGGGATGAACCTGCGCATATAAAAGATGAAATATTTCATTTCAATGTTATAGCGACTCCTCACATCGGCGGAGCCACAGAATCGTCGATTCACGATATAGCGAGAATATGTATAGAAAATATTAAGAATTATATCGCCAGTAAAAGCTTGATAAATTGTGTAAATTCGGAAGCATTAAGTTAG
- a CDS encoding isoleucine--tRNA ligase, producing the protein MDYKNTLNLPSTGFPMKANLKTTEEKFLKEWDEMDLYGKMSEKAKEKNFKTFILHDGPPYANGHIHLGTALNKILKDIIIRFKFMQGYYAPYIPGWDCHGLPIEHNVDKSLKHKDAITQLEKRKLCRQYAAEFVEIQKAEFKRLGGVGRYDEPYLTMNYSYEANTVRKLADFIKNGGLYRANKPIYWCSSCRTALAEAEVEYAEKTSPSIYVKFKMKSGLGDIANLPEGESIFAVIWTTTPWTLPANLAISVNPDFDYVFVEVNKNLNGSSGNGKEIYILEESLAEETLKKFGFKDGEFKILTKTNGKNLENKIAAHPFLNRDSILILGKHVKKDTGTGLVHTAPGHGDDDYAVGLKYNLPAYAPVNNEGRFVNDVEFFAGMRVFDSNPHVIEKLKETDSLVLEEKIEHSYPHCWRCKNPVILRSTKQWFISMSINNLRENALKAVKENVKWIPQWGVDRISGMLEVRPDWCVSRQRSWGVPITAFYCKQCGEPLIDYDITMKIADEFEKYGADIWFEKDAGYFLDEAKISKHVKCSKCGSEEFEKESDILDVWFDSGVSYFCVLKNDKDMKDIGFPADLYLEGSDQHRGWFHSSLLIAIGSQDGIPYKSVLTHGFVVDSSGRKMSKSLGNVIAPDEIINKYGADILRLWAASEDYKNDMRISNEILSRLSEGYRKIRNTIRFMLGNLYDFDENTNAVNFENLRDIDRYEMHNISMLAQNLSKHYLNYDFHLVYQNIYRFVTSFSSFYLDIAKDSLYVEAKNSFKRRSIQTVLYQGLDVLIKYLGPVLPFTSQEAWSYFNKKNKETELVFEHFDEPFDKKDESFIDFELAERFEKLIEARNIVLSSLEKARTEKTIGSSLEALVIIRASEEDYKLLSEFQINELKEIFIVSDLQIERLQPDEANGEFISEAIVKPAPGQKCARCWTFKESVGTHSDYNDVCDRCYDVLIDLQADN; encoded by the coding sequence ATGGATTATAAAAATACGCTTAATTTGCCGTCTACCGGTTTTCCCATGAAGGCTAATCTGAAAACCACCGAAGAAAAATTTTTAAAAGAGTGGGATGAGATGGATTTATACGGAAAAATGTCGGAAAAAGCAAAAGAAAAAAATTTTAAAACATTTATCCTCCATGACGGTCCGCCGTATGCAAACGGTCATATTCATCTCGGCACTGCTCTGAATAAAATTTTGAAAGATATTATAATACGATTTAAATTTATGCAGGGCTATTACGCCCCTTACATACCCGGCTGGGATTGCCACGGTCTTCCTATAGAGCATAATGTAGATAAAAGTTTAAAACATAAAGACGCTATTACACAGCTGGAAAAAAGAAAACTCTGCAGGCAGTATGCCGCAGAGTTTGTAGAAATCCAGAAAGCTGAATTTAAACGGCTTGGCGGCGTCGGAAGGTATGACGAGCCGTATTTAACAATGAATTATTCCTATGAAGCCAATACCGTCAGGAAACTGGCTGATTTCATTAAAAACGGCGGGCTTTACAGAGCAAATAAACCGATATATTGGTGCAGTTCGTGCAGAACAGCGCTTGCCGAAGCCGAGGTTGAATATGCGGAAAAAACATCGCCTTCGATTTATGTAAAATTTAAAATGAAATCGGGACTCGGTGATATCGCAAATCTGCCGGAAGGCGAAAGTATTTTTGCGGTGATATGGACAACTACCCCATGGACATTGCCGGCGAATCTCGCAATATCCGTAAATCCTGATTTTGATTATGTTTTTGTTGAGGTAAATAAAAATCTAAACGGCAGCAGCGGTAATGGCAAAGAAATATATATATTAGAAGAAAGTCTTGCCGAAGAAACATTAAAAAAGTTTGGATTTAAAGACGGCGAATTTAAAATACTGACGAAAACCAATGGAAAAAATTTGGAAAATAAGATCGCTGCGCATCCGTTTTTAAATAGGGACTCTATTCTTATTCTGGGCAAGCATGTAAAAAAAGATACCGGTACGGGTCTTGTTCATACCGCGCCCGGTCACGGAGACGACGATTACGCCGTCGGATTAAAATACAATTTGCCCGCATATGCTCCGGTTAACAATGAAGGCAGGTTTGTAAACGATGTAGAGTTTTTTGCCGGAATGCGTGTTTTTGATTCTAATCCCCATGTTATAGAAAAATTAAAAGAAACAGATTCATTAGTTCTTGAAGAAAAAATTGAGCATTCTTATCCTCATTGCTGGAGATGTAAAAACCCGGTTATTTTGCGTTCTACAAAGCAGTGGTTCATTTCAATGTCTATAAATAACCTTCGTGAAAATGCGCTTAAAGCTGTTAAAGAAAACGTCAAATGGATACCTCAGTGGGGGGTCGACAGAATATCCGGAATGCTTGAGGTAAGACCAGACTGGTGTGTTTCAAGACAGAGGTCATGGGGTGTTCCAATTACGGCTTTTTATTGCAAACAATGCGGAGAGCCGCTGATAGATTATGATATTACTATGAAAATAGCAGATGAATTCGAAAAATACGGTGCGGATATCTGGTTTGAAAAGGATGCCGGTTATTTTTTGGACGAAGCAAAAATTAGTAAACATGTCAAATGCAGCAAATGCGGCAGCGAAGAATTTGAAAAAGAAAGCGATATATTAGATGTATGGTTTGACAGCGGAGTGAGTTATTTTTGTGTTCTGAAAAATGATAAAGATATGAAAGATATCGGTTTTCCGGCAGATTTGTACCTTGAAGGTTCCGACCAGCACAGAGGTTGGTTTCACTCAAGTCTTTTAATAGCTATCGGTTCTCAGGACGGCATCCCTTACAAGTCTGTCTTGACGCATGGATTTGTCGTGGACAGTTCGGGAAGAAAGATGTCCAAGTCTCTCGGCAATGTCATTGCGCCGGATGAAATTATAAATAAATACGGAGCAGATATATTAAGGCTGTGGGCTGCATCGGAAGATTATAAGAACGATATGAGAATTTCCAATGAAATATTATCGCGCCTTTCCGAAGGCTACAGAAAAATAAGAAATACGATAAGATTTATGCTGGGCAATCTGTATGATTTCGACGAAAACACCAATGCCGTAAACTTTGAAAATCTGCGCGATATAGACAGATATGAAATGCATAACATATCCATGCTTGCGCAAAATTTATCAAAACACTATTTAAATTATGATTTTCACCTCGTATATCAAAATATATACAGATTCGTTACGAGTTTTTCATCTTTTTATCTGGATATTGCAAAAGATTCTCTTTATGTCGAAGCAAAAAATTCATTCAAAAGAAGGTCTATTCAAACAGTTCTATACCAGGGTTTGGATGTGCTGATTAAATACCTTGGTCCTGTTCTGCCCTTTACATCTCAGGAGGCGTGGAGCTATTTTAACAAAAAAAATAAAGAAACAGAGCTTGTATTTGAACATTTTGACGAACCGTTTGATAAAAAAGACGAAAGTTTCATTGATTTTGAACTTGCCGAAAGGTTTGAAAAACTTATTGAAGCAAGAAATATTGTTTTATCATCCTTAGAAAAAGCAAGAACCGAAAAAACTATAGGCAGTTCGCTTGAAGCATTGGTAATAATAAGAGCTTCCGAAGAAGATTATAAATTATTATCAGAATTTCAAATAAACGAATTAAAAGAAATATTTATTGTGTCCGATTTGCAGATTGAGCGGCTGCAGCCGGATGAAGCAAACGGAGAGTTTATTTCAGAAGCTATAGTAAAACCTGCTCCGGGGCAAAAATGCGCAAGATGCTGGACATTTAAAGAAAGTGTAGGAACTCATAGCGACTATAACGATGTCTGCGACAGATGCTATGATGTATTAATTGATTTGCAAGCAGACAATTAA